From the Nonlabens marinus S1-08 genome, one window contains:
- the rplM gene encoding 50S ribosomal protein L13: MNTLSYKTVSANSATVNKEWVLIDAAGQPLGRMASIAAKFLRGKYKTNYTPHVDCGDNVIIINAAGVELSGNKWDDKSYIRHTGYPGGQRSLTARELYSKDPARVVENAVKGMLPKNKLGAAIYRNLKVYAGTEHEQGAQQPKTINLNEVK, from the coding sequence GTGAATACTTTAAGTTACAAAACCGTATCAGCGAATAGCGCTACAGTAAACAAAGAATGGGTACTGATAGATGCTGCTGGACAGCCATTAGGCCGTATGGCTTCTATAGCTGCAAAGTTCTTGAGAGGTAAATACAAGACAAACTACACTCCACACGTGGACTGTGGTGACAATGTCATCATCATTAATGCTGCAGGAGTTGAATTGAGCGGTAACAAATGGGACGATAAAAGTTACATACGCCACACGGGTTATCCAGGTGGACAACGTAGTCTTACCGCAAGAGAATTGTACTCTAAAGATCCAGCGCGCGTTGTAGAAAACGCTGTAAAAGGAATGCTTCCTAAAAATAAATTAGGAGCTGCTATTTACCGCAATCTTAAAGTATATGCAGGTACTGAGCATGAGCAAGGAGCTCAACAACCTAAAACTATTAATCTTAACGAGGTAAAGTAA
- the rpsI gene encoding 30S ribosomal protein S9, which yields METLHKIGRRKTAVARIYMTEGKGDITINNKPLDQYFTTGTLQYKVKQAFMLTENVDAFDVRVNVFGGGITGQAEAIRLAISRALVALDEENRAALKPEGLMTRDPRMVERKKFGQKKARKKFQFSKR from the coding sequence ATGGAGACATTACACAAAATAGGTAGAAGAAAGACTGCCGTAGCCCGTATCTACATGACTGAAGGTAAAGGCGATATTACAATCAACAACAAACCTTTAGACCAGTACTTTACAACAGGTACTTTGCAGTATAAAGTGAAGCAAGCTTTTATGCTTACTGAAAATGTAGATGCATTTGATGTAAGAGTAAATGTATTTGGTGGTGGTATCACTGGACAGGCGGAAGCTATACGCCTTGCGATCTCTAGAGCGTTAGTTGCTCTTGATGAGGAAAACAGAGCAGCACTTAAACCAGAAGGTCTTATGACTCGTGACCCTAGAATGGTGGAGCGTAAGAAATTTGGTCAAAAGAAAGCGAGAAAGAAATTCCAATTCTCCAAGCGTTAA
- the rpsB gene encoding 30S ribosomal protein S2, protein MANTIEVKDLLDAGVHFGHLTRKWDPNMAPYIYMERNGIHIINLYKTTAKLDEAKDALRKIAASGRKILFVATKKQAKDIVADLAGDAGMPYITERWPGGMLTNFVTIRKAVKKMATVDRMKKDGRYETLSKKERLQVDRMRAKLEKNLGSISEMTRMPAALFIVDTVREHIAVAEALKLGIPIFAMVDTNANPRDIDYVIPSNDDASKSIEIIVKAATNAVKEGLEERKTEAGDDQPKEKKEKKAKKAKKAVASSEEEE, encoded by the coding sequence ATGGCAAATACAATCGAAGTCAAGGACTTACTTGACGCAGGTGTACACTTCGGACACCTTACCCGTAAATGGGACCCAAACATGGCGCCGTACATCTACATGGAGCGTAACGGCATCCACATTATCAACCTTTACAAGACTACTGCAAAGCTAGACGAGGCTAAAGATGCATTGCGCAAGATCGCAGCATCTGGACGTAAGATTCTTTTTGTTGCTACTAAAAAGCAAGCAAAAGACATCGTTGCTGACCTAGCTGGTGACGCTGGTATGCCTTACATAACTGAAAGATGGCCAGGTGGAATGTTGACCAACTTCGTAACTATCCGTAAGGCAGTTAAGAAGATGGCTACAGTTGACCGTATGAAAAAAGATGGTCGCTACGAAACTCTTTCTAAGAAAGAACGTTTACAAGTAGACCGTATGCGTGCAAAATTAGAGAAGAATTTAGGTTCTATTTCTGAAATGACTCGTATGCCTGCAGCCCTATTTATCGTTGATACGGTACGTGAGCACATCGCTGTTGCTGAAGCATTGAAATTGGGTATTCCAATTTTTGCAATGGTAGATACCAACGCTAATCCACGTGATATCGATTATGTGATCCCATCTAATGATGATGCATCTAAGTCTATCGAGATCATCGTTAAAGCAGCAACTAATGCTGTGAAAGAAGGTTTAGAAGAGCGCAAGACTGAGGCTGGCGATGACCAACCAAAGGAAAAGAAAGAGAAGAAAGCTAAAAAAGCCAAGAAGGCTGTAGCTTCATCTGAAGAGGAAGAATAA
- the tsf gene encoding translation elongation factor Ts, with product MAKITAAEVGKLRNTTGAGMMDCKKALVEADGDFDKAIDILRKKGQKVAAKRADRDSSEGVVVAKINDENTRGILLSLNCETDFVAKNDSYVELANKVAEVAFNYNTKEEVLEADLDGMTVGEKLIEQTGVIGEKLEIGGFEVFEAPFVGAYVHGGKIGALTGLSSESDNKEEVAKSVSMQVASMGATTLSYKDFDPEFVKSETEARIAAIEKDNIERGRLGKPLKNIPLFISRSQVTDAALAEAKANYEAELKAEGKPEAIWDKIIPGKLERFISDNVSLDKEQALLDQDFIMDDKKTVAQYVDSKGADVVGFKRVSIA from the coding sequence ATGGCAAAAATAACCGCCGCTGAAGTAGGTAAACTTAGAAATACGACCGGTGCTGGTATGATGGACTGTAAGAAGGCCCTTGTAGAAGCAGATGGTGATTTTGATAAAGCAATCGACATCCTAAGAAAAAAAGGACAGAAAGTTGCCGCTAAGAGAGCAGACCGCGACTCATCTGAAGGTGTAGTTGTAGCAAAAATCAATGATGAAAATACCAGAGGTATTCTATTATCATTGAATTGTGAGACTGACTTTGTTGCAAAAAATGATTCTTATGTAGAACTAGCTAATAAAGTTGCTGAAGTAGCTTTTAACTACAATACAAAAGAAGAAGTTCTAGAAGCTGACCTTGACGGGATGACCGTAGGCGAAAAGCTAATCGAACAAACTGGTGTTATAGGTGAAAAATTGGAAATCGGTGGCTTTGAAGTATTTGAAGCTCCTTTCGTAGGTGCCTATGTACACGGTGGAAAAATCGGTGCTTTAACCGGGTTGAGTTCTGAAAGCGACAATAAAGAAGAAGTAGCAAAATCGGTAAGCATGCAAGTAGCTTCTATGGGAGCCACTACTTTGTCTTATAAAGATTTTGATCCTGAATTCGTAAAGTCTGAAACTGAAGCTCGAATTGCAGCTATCGAGAAAGACAATATTGAAAGAGGACGTTTAGGCAAGCCGCTTAAGAACATTCCTTTATTCATCTCTAGATCACAAGTTACTGATGCCGCTCTTGCAGAAGCTAAAGCAAACTATGAAGCAGAACTAAAAGCAGAAGGGAAACCAGAAGCTATCTGGGATAAAATCATTCCAGGTAAATTAGAGCGTTTCATTTCTGACAACGTTTCTCTTGATAAAGAACAAGCATTGCTTGACCAAGACTTTATTATGGACGACAAGAAAACAGTAGCACAATATGTAGATTCTAAAGGTGCTGATGTGGTAGGATTCAAAAGAGTTTCTATCGCTTAA
- the pyrH gene encoding UMP kinase, which yields MKYNRILLKLSGEALMGDRQYGIDPERLADYAKEIKQVVDQGVQVAIVIGGGNIFRGVAGASNGMDRVQGDHMGMLATVINGLALQSACEDAGIPTRLQTAIQINEVAEPFIRRKAMRHLEKGRVVIFGGGTGNPYFTTDSAAVLRAIEIEADVILKGTRVDGIYTADPEKDSSATKFDFISFEDVLRKGLKVMDTTAFTLSQENELPIIVFDMNTPGNLLKLIGGEAIGTKVQI from the coding sequence ATGAAATACAACCGCATACTTCTTAAACTTTCTGGAGAAGCCCTTATGGGTGACCGACAATACGGGATTGATCCTGAAAGACTGGCAGACTATGCTAAGGAGATCAAACAAGTAGTGGATCAGGGAGTCCAGGTAGCAATAGTTATAGGTGGTGGTAATATTTTCAGAGGTGTTGCGGGAGCTAGCAACGGGATGGATCGCGTTCAAGGTGACCATATGGGAATGTTAGCAACGGTCATCAACGGTCTTGCCCTACAAAGTGCTTGTGAAGATGCTGGAATCCCTACCAGACTTCAAACAGCCATCCAAATCAATGAAGTAGCAGAGCCTTTTATACGTAGAAAAGCAATGCGTCATTTGGAAAAAGGTCGTGTAGTTATATTTGGAGGAGGAACTGGGAATCCTTATTTCACTACAGACAGTGCTGCAGTTTTAAGAGCCATTGAAATTGAAGCAGATGTTATATTAAAAGGAACTCGTGTGGATGGTATCTACACCGCAGACCCTGAAAAAGACAGTAGTGCGACTAAGTTTGACTTCATATCTTTTGAAGATGTCTTGCGCAAAGGTCTAAAGGTCATGGACACCACGGCCTTTACATTGAGTCAAGAAAACGAATTACCTATTATCGTGTTTGACATGAACACTCCAGGAAACTTATTGAAATTAATAGGTGGAGAGGCAATAGGGACTAAGGTACAAATATAA
- the frr gene encoding ribosome recycling factor, whose amino-acid sequence MNEEVDFVLDSAQEDMGNAIKHLEKSLLNIRAGKASPSMLGGVMVDYYGSQTPLTRVANVNTPDARTITVQPWEKGLIPEIEKGIMIANLGLNPMNNGESVIINVPVLTEERRLQLAKQAKSEGEDAKIGIRNDRKNAMNELKKLDISEDLLKNAEADVQALTDKFIEKVDGMLAVKEKEIMTV is encoded by the coding sequence ATGAATGAAGAAGTAGATTTTGTTCTAGACAGTGCCCAAGAAGACATGGGCAATGCGATCAAACATTTAGAAAAATCCTTATTGAACATCCGCGCTGGGAAAGCAAGTCCATCCATGCTGGGTGGCGTTATGGTAGATTACTACGGTAGTCAAACACCATTAACGCGAGTAGCAAATGTCAACACACCAGACGCACGTACGATTACTGTACAGCCTTGGGAAAAAGGATTGATTCCTGAAATTGAAAAAGGAATTATGATTGCTAATCTAGGCTTGAACCCTATGAATAATGGGGAGAGTGTGATCATTAACGTTCCTGTGTTGACTGAAGAACGTCGTTTACAATTGGCAAAACAAGCCAAATCTGAAGGAGAAGATGCTAAAATCGGAATTCGAAATGATCGTAAAAATGCGATGAACGAATTGAAGAAGCTGGATATATCTGAAGACTTACTTAAAAATGCAGAGGCTGATGTACAAGCACTCACAGACAAATTTATTGAGAAAGTAGATGGGATGCTTGCAGTAAAAGAAAAGGAAATTATGACCGTTTGA
- a CDS encoding DUF5686 family protein — protein sequence MKYFLILIAFFSTLTIAAQESTPSPTDLLLMKEVIERSTGNDLEQALSEFQYKSYENLKITGDPEAITGPGYKKTELRKTIKQTQFFFAEKTSTYLYTDEYGLKEQITGADMPGFNEPVYPIYNINFQSVSAYRKPYIIFDREFINPVSEKGLRNYFYASKQDTVIDGRSVYRLDFQPLKEGHPSALQGSLYIDQETKAIARAVYLNTGDLNVQAVHNFIYREDLGLWFNTERFLSIKKEKDKKELELFGARLQVGTENDNKRKENQEDLYVFLKAINFDLNNKLEQSFGRRGLFKEVTEEAINKPVNYWDSYRDLANNTDDEFASYKEIDSIVVATNVTKKLETLDKFKVGYYPVGFFDIDLKYLIKYNNYEAFRLGIGGTTNGKLFEDWRFGGYVAYGTKDDAFKYNVNAGYRLSKENNTWLSIYRTDDINEFAAETFLTDARVYSLFEPRLVNIPTFYLYREYGLSLQQRLFPSVLSEVSLSRKQIDQTTRYTYQPSDTPFNSYTLTELKVGARWSPYSDFMRTPAGYEETVKGYPVLSGQFTKGFNDVLESDFNYIKVSAKAAYTIAQANKSTTELSIEGHYASGEVPLTHLFHAYPNAPNKDGIFQRFSVAGRRSFETMYFNEFFSDKIAVGQIKHEFAPFKIASFLQPELVLISRYAIGDLTDKQQHINVDFQTLEHGYLESGFELNQLFYGFGLSAAYRYGAYHLPNLEDNISIKFTFYLEL from the coding sequence ATGAAGTACTTTCTGATCCTGATTGCTTTTTTCTCTACACTTACCATAGCAGCTCAAGAAAGCACTCCATCTCCAACAGACCTATTGTTGATGAAAGAAGTAATTGAAAGATCCACCGGCAACGACCTCGAGCAAGCTCTAAGCGAATTTCAATATAAGAGCTATGAAAACTTAAAAATTACCGGAGATCCGGAAGCAATTACAGGTCCGGGTTATAAAAAAACAGAACTGCGCAAAACCATTAAGCAAACCCAATTTTTCTTTGCTGAAAAAACTTCCACTTATCTATATACCGACGAGTACGGCCTAAAAGAGCAAATCACTGGAGCTGACATGCCAGGTTTCAACGAGCCCGTCTACCCTATTTATAACATCAATTTTCAATCAGTAAGTGCCTATCGCAAACCCTACATCATTTTTGATAGGGAGTTTATAAATCCTGTTAGCGAGAAGGGATTGCGCAACTACTTTTACGCAAGTAAACAGGATACTGTTATTGACGGTCGCTCTGTTTATAGACTAGACTTTCAACCTCTCAAGGAAGGTCACCCATCTGCCCTACAAGGTAGTTTATATATAGATCAGGAAACTAAGGCTATTGCGCGTGCAGTCTACTTGAATACAGGTGATTTGAACGTTCAAGCAGTACATAATTTTATCTATAGAGAGGATTTGGGGCTCTGGTTCAATACAGAGCGATTTTTATCCATCAAAAAGGAGAAAGACAAAAAAGAATTGGAACTTTTCGGCGCCAGGTTGCAAGTAGGAACTGAAAATGATAACAAGAGAAAAGAAAATCAAGAAGATCTTTACGTATTTCTCAAGGCGATTAACTTTGACTTGAACAATAAGCTGGAACAGTCCTTCGGCCGTAGGGGGTTATTTAAAGAGGTGACTGAAGAAGCCATCAATAAACCGGTAAACTATTGGGATTCCTATCGCGATCTAGCTAACAATACAGATGATGAATTTGCGTCCTATAAAGAGATTGACAGTATTGTAGTTGCCACAAACGTCACAAAAAAATTAGAAACCCTAGACAAATTTAAAGTAGGATATTATCCTGTTGGTTTCTTCGACATTGATCTCAAGTACTTAATCAAATACAATAACTATGAGGCCTTTCGCCTAGGAATAGGCGGTACAACTAACGGAAAACTATTTGAGGACTGGCGATTTGGCGGGTACGTGGCCTATGGAACTAAAGACGATGCCTTTAAATACAATGTCAATGCGGGATATCGATTGAGTAAGGAAAACAATACTTGGTTAAGCATCTACAGAACAGACGACATCAATGAGTTTGCTGCAGAAACCTTTTTAACTGATGCTCGCGTTTATTCTCTATTTGAACCTCGTTTGGTAAACATCCCAACATTTTACCTGTATCGAGAATATGGATTGTCATTACAGCAGCGGTTGTTTCCTAGTGTATTGAGTGAAGTTTCGCTTTCGCGAAAGCAAATAGATCAAACCACCAGGTACACCTATCAACCGTCGGACACCCCTTTTAATAGTTACACCTTAACGGAGTTAAAAGTAGGAGCACGCTGGAGTCCCTACAGCGATTTCATGAGAACACCAGCTGGCTATGAAGAAACTGTCAAAGGGTATCCAGTCTTAAGTGGTCAATTCACTAAAGGTTTTAATGATGTTTTAGAAAGTGATTTTAATTACATTAAAGTGTCTGCCAAAGCTGCCTATACGATTGCACAGGCAAATAAGTCTACTACTGAACTTTCTATTGAAGGTCATTATGCCAGCGGCGAGGTCCCTTTAACTCATTTATTTCATGCCTATCCAAACGCCCCAAACAAAGACGGTATCTTTCAACGGTTTTCAGTAGCAGGAAGACGCAGCTTTGAGACTATGTATTTCAATGAATTCTTTTCTGATAAAATTGCCGTAGGCCAGATCAAGCATGAGTTTGCTCCTTTCAAAATCGCCTCATTCCTGCAGCCAGAACTGGTTTTAATATCAAGGTATGCGATTGGAGATTTAACTGACAAGCAACAGCATATCAACGTGGACTTTCAAACTTTGGAACATGGATATCTAGAAAGTGGTTTTGAGCTCAATCAACTTTTCTATGGGTTTGGATTAAGCGCTGCCTATCGCTATGGAGCATACCACTTGCCCAATTTAGAGGATAACATCTCCATAAAATTTAC